Part of the Triticum urartu cultivar G1812 chromosome 2, Tu2.1, whole genome shotgun sequence genome, aatgcctaagtgggataagtctgagaaagagatgcaggatgcaggtgtcactccagaaacattgagctggccccccaggtgcaggacttggttctatgcgcatgggggggggagttggacccgaagacaggcaaagtttcgaagaaggcatgtctggacggagccaaagataagctacttgttgcaatagaagaggctcggtCGGGGGTGTTCGatcccaacagagagaacgacgagcttacacgtgccctgggaaatcctgaataCCCGGGAAGAACActaggcaagggcgctattccgtggtatgaggggttttcggactggaacgccgactacagaatccgtgcgagaaagaagattgcggaggagaagaagaggaagatggaggaggagcagaggaagctggactatgaacgccttcaaggcctagaatcagtgcacgcggacttggcagtcaaattccagcggcagcaggagcagatcgactcacttagccagcaaagggggtctcagcagctgcaacAGCTAgtggatgatccagcattggatagcaccgtcccatccatgccgagaagcagcgtgggttccgccccgggcgatgcattgctggatagctacccagtggatgacatcatggagaacactaactgcgagctacacttcaaaatgaagaacatatccatgaaggtggcggacgtcgttgcttttacaaatcccccctaggcaaccttccattgcaacccgattccagcgggctatgctcgtgtcttggttgatgaggtggtggaccaatattcggggctagagcttgacatttctggaggtgacgaggagcacacactgggagaggccaaccatcgtatcatcctatggagaaaggattgcatcatctttcgaaggccaccgacaccgcgtcattcgactcctcgtcgaagtccgccaccgagtcagcagactcccgctcctccaagtccaccaacgcgtcaggcccctcctcctccaagtccggcacagcttcagaccactcctcctcctccaagtttggcaaagcgtcaggccactcctcctccaagtccggcacagcttcatgccactcctcctcctccaactcagccacgtcagtcatcttcgccgcctcagcaatcacaaaagagagccgcctcagctatggtgcgtagcggtacaagttgaggtagtactggaggtacaggcggaggcaagcaatttcaatatggtccaagcagcctcgcgcctcttccgcagaggccttacgacaagtccaaGGAGGAAAACacagccatatcgaaggccgaggtggaagcccattttgcaccgaaaccgccaccgccgccaagggagaaagtgcatgaggaaaagattgaccacttcattcgtatggctagagcaccagctcccaagcctgttgacacagactatgagcgccacctcaggaagttaaatcgagcacgtctacagaaagaggcgagctcaagctcgagcaaatcagctggcaaaaggagcggtaaaaccgttcctcagctgggagaacaggcggcgcaatcaaccCCCCctcccgcttgttgtgccaacaatacatgagagtaggcgcgcccaatattattgtgggcaaaccgtttacgttcccgagctgggcgatgtggtaataaccgaggagcatataaggcagactgaaatcctcaagatcactgttggacaactcctcgacaTCGAGCCCATGCCTCCGCTTAGaaaggaggaaataaaacggaaatatatccggggccaacctttggtcgagccagacgaggtcaagaagctcccaacgagaatgtatgaattgcatcaatggtacatggacattaccaagatttccaatagagagtccctcatggtgaatgtcaagaaggatcattactaccatgagaaagctatgtccgttgagtattcaaaactatttcagttatacaatcaagacgcactcgacaaatctatcgtcagttgctattgtctgtaagtgatttctttctgtaatttaagtctcaagctagctgtagtgatcattttgatcaatcattacctgtaattatcctcactatattcttttctgtggtattatgcatgatgaagatttatgaaataaaaaaggtggacgctgtggcattgggttcgttgacccaaataccattaatgaatacacatggaaattagatccatattacgaaaaagtgtagaggaaagcattctagagttcttcaagtgcctcaaatacaatgaagatatattacttccttacaacttcgactgagtcacactgtcttgtactacaaattctgttttttcctactagctagctacatgtttttgcttacatatgcccgcttaattaagacatgcaaacgtgtgtgcatgcagatttcactggatcttatTAATcataaagttgatgaaggaacagttgaagtactagactcactacttaaaaaaccaagtgactacaccatcttgtctgggatagtcaacaggtaattttaatcattattaactatatctcagCCTATTTAGTTTGTCATTtcctgatatgaactatttaataacccctttattaattttttttgtcggcgggcagggcttgggaaaagttcatcagcgtcactccaggccaatggaaaaaaaatctgaaatggtatcgacccaaggtaagtaattaagtagtactagctagctagctgccatctctttaattatcatgcttgattaattattatctgatcaaattccattctcgtaaaggccctgaagcaggcgccggagaataatctatgtgcatactacatttgcgagaacattcgcatgatggcgtctgaaaggagcagatctcaaagacaggagtgggtacgtttgtcagaacactattcacaatttttacaccattatcgatatctagtcacacaactaatacacatgcatattgatctccttaacaattcaaagaggtgcgggagcagctcctaccagaggaccgcatagaagcaatgcAAGAGGAAATAGCAGGATTTTTGCTcaaccaggtcatagatcccaaaggagaatactattacccgccaCCGctccatgaaccacttccaattgttatcgtgcttcgaaggcaccaattaggagaaattgtatatagctacctaattatatacatatatacatgtgtgtatatatgtgtgaattaatggtggttgtgagacattcgatgatatatatatatatatatatatatatatatatatatgatcggttctattagaaattctatttatatatatgcataacgtgtacaatatgtagcatcgtaaaataccagcaaacgaaaaagaattaaatggaaaacacaaaattaaatgaaaaagaaatcataaacccaaaccCCCCAACcgtttaataccggttggtgtcaccaatcGGTACCAAAAGGGCTCCCTGCTCCTGGAGCTAGTTCGTgtcacgtggttgccctttagcaccggttcgtgctgaaccggtactaaagggggggacctttagtgcccacactttagtgtcAGTTACCAAAcaggcactaaagggccttacgaacggtgctattgcccggttctgcactagtggtaCATATCCATGGGCCTACTCCATAGGTATTCCCCATCAACACTGATGCTTCAGGCGACATGCGTTGGATATGCCCAAAAACACCTCAGACAATGTTGGACAAACCTCTCTCCGATTGATGCTGCCAGAACTCTATCATGTATATCGTAATTCTAGATGCATTTCTTTTTTGTATGATCATATATCCATCCCATCATGCGGATCGCGGCTCTTTGTTGTTGGACATGTATCCTTTTAGTTTGTCAACATTCTGTGCCATACACCACTGTTGGTCGAATCACCGTTCTCTAGAATCCGCCTTTTAGTTTTTGTTGCACTTTCTTATCACAGAGGACGCTAGAAGCTTGGTGCCAATTCATCCATCCAGCTTTGATTCGACATCTCACATATTTACCAATATCATCATTCTTCTGCATCATTGACCCCAAATATCTaaaggtgtccttctgaggtacCACTTGCCCATAAAGGCTAACTTTCTCCTCCTCGTGTTTAGAGTACTAAAACCATACCTCATGTGCTcagttttagttctactaagtcAAAAACCTTATAATTTCAAAGTTGGCCTCCACAGCTCCAACTTTCTATTAACCTTCATCCAACTATCATCGACTAGCACCATATCATTCGCAAAGAGCATCCACCTTGAGATAACTCattgtatatcccttgtgacctcatccattaCAAAAGCAAAAAAGATAAGGGTTCAAAGCCCACCCTTGGTTGAGTCCTATTTCAATTGGAAAGTCATCAGTGTACCATCACTTGTATGAATACTTGTCCCAACATTACcatacatgtccttgatgagagTAATATAGTTTGTTGGGACTCTGTGTTTCTCCAAGGCACCACATGGCATTTCACAATATCTAATTGTAGATCTTCTACAAGTCAATGAACATATGCATGTCCTTGTTTTGATCTGTGTATCTCTCATAACTTATTGTAAAAGTAGCACCCATGGTCAAATTTCCAGGCATGAACCCAAGCTGATTTTTTGTCATGTTTGTCATTCTTCTTTATTCTTCAAATATCTTTTTTGACCAAAAAAATGAGATTGAAAAAATTAGAGCAACTCTAGCCGATCCACTAAAATCGGTCAGAatagaaaaaaaatcaatttttctTCTCTAGATGACACCTAGCCGAAGCCCAAAAATGCTTACAGGAGTAAAAAAATACTCTAAGCGGTGCCGAACCCTTATATTTACTCCTCCATGGAGTCGTGGAGTGAAATCCAACTGCACCTCTCCTCCACCCAATCTCCGCCAGTGAGCCCCGCACCGTACCGCACCCACTCCTTCATCGATAATGGTGGGATCCCACCGCCACCGCTCCCCACCACCCATCCGCAGTGCAGATCCGCGCCGCCATGAGCGATGTCGAGGCCGTGGCAATTCTGCCGCTTCTTCCTCCCGCCGTGCCACCACTTCTTCCTCCCGCGACCGCTTGCCCGGCTTCCTCGGGCTCCCACCGTCGCCGCCATAGAAGCAATACATCGGCATGCGACATCGAAAGTGGAAAACATGGATGGCAATTTTAACCATGGGTACATGTACCCGTGGATACCGTACCCGCATGGGCAGGGTATGGGCATAATTTTATACACATGAGTAGTATCCATAACCTACCCATTAAGTCATGGGTAGGGAACGGTATAGCCTTCTACCCGTGGATAtacccataccctacccatttATATTAACATGTGGATCTTACCCGTGGGGCTCCAACATATTCTAGTTTGTGCTAGCTGCCGTTTGTGTTGGCTGATGGGTGCTCCAGATGTTTTTTATTTGTTACTTGTCGGATGTTATTTGGTGAGGTGTGTTGTGAGCTTGTGAACCTGTGTTAAAGTTGTCACCAATTGTCAATTTGAATTGAGCTAATTGTCATGTACTCATCTATCTATTATTGAATTGAGATAAATGTTTTTTTGTCAAATGTTCTATCGATGAATGTAAAATTGTAAATAACTTGTGTGCTATTTGATCTACTCATTGGGTACCTAATGGGTATAGGTACCCGTCGGGTAGGGTATGGGTAAAGTTTCATACCCATGAGTATGGGTATGGATAAAATTTTGTATCCATTGGCTACACGGGTATGTATATGGTATTGCTCTACACGccccataccctacccattgccATACTTAGCTGACATAACCGACCGGCACACCCACCAGAAGATCTGGATTGAGAGCTTCCATTTCGCCGAGCAGGTGACGCGGGCATACGGCATCATGCCCGTTCGCCTACACGGCGCCGATGGCCACCGGAACTTCGAGTTTGGAGAGATGCCACTGTTGGATCCCGTCGACCTGCGGGTAGTCTCTGTGCGGGAGAGGAGGGAGGAACAGGAGGCTGGGAGCGCATCGGGACAGAGGCCGCCGGTGAGGCGTTCATGGCGGAGCTCCACCACCGCTACCCGAAGCAAGTAGAGGCGGAACGCCGCTTGTACGAGCAGCTAGCTATAGGAGGGATGAATGTCATCGTTCTGTCCGGCGGCGATGAAGACGGTGGCGGCAACAACGATGGCGACGACCAAGGCCCCAACCATTTGATCGGTAGGCTGACCGGAGGCGATTGGAAGAAGCTCGTCGAAGAGACGGATATTGATTAGTTTAGTAAGTTTCGATTAGTTAACGCCAATGTAAAATATTATGTATCGGCACCGAATTTTTGTTTTAGTAGGTTTTATAAGTATTTAATTGAATTGAATTTGTATTTGCGCGCACTGAATTCCTTTTTACACGGCTACGTTTATGGGATCAAATAGAAATAGCCAAAATTTAGAGGAGTAAAAATACTCCATTAAAGGGTACTCGACCGTTTACTCTAAATTTGAGGATATCAGATAGAGTTGCTCTTAGTTAGACATACTATCATTATATCTCGAAAGCATCTTCGCACTTTAATGGAGATACAATCAAGACACATGGCTTGCACTTCAGGCTTCCGGATTCGTCAAGTTAAAAAGTCAGCTGGTGTCACCAAAGGAGTCGTCCAGCTCAATGGTAGAGCTTTCATTCTCTTCATGGAACAACTTATCGAAATACTCTCGTCATCCATTCTCGATCTCCTTATCCTCATGTAGAAACACAAAAAAAAATGTAAAAATGAAATATTTTTAGTAAAAAATGAGTACATTTAAATATTTGCGACTTGAGAGGGAATCAACTGCACATTTATCATTTATCACCCCATATGCATGTCTCGGTGAAATGTGACCAAGGACCAGTTCCTATAGCGTTGATAAATGTATATGAATATATTTTCGCTGGCTTTCCTTGGTTCCAGGAGGCGAGGCGACACGCAAGGAGAAAGCGAAGCAGGACGAGACTATTTAACTGACGGCGCCACGCTGCTAGAGTGGTGCCAACTGAGCTTCCTCTGCCTCAGCCAAAAGCACGCACGGCCTCCTCTCCCCCACACACCACCCCGAGTGCCCGACAGCCCACATCAATCACGCAGCCATAGTACCAGCAGCTGCTACTGTCGCTAGGGAGCTCGGCGAGTGCGACGCCGAGGGGGATCGAGATGGCGGGCGGCGGAGGGCTGGGGAAGGTGAAGGCGGGGAGCCGGCCGCCGTGGGTGGggctggcggcggcggtgtgGGTGCAGGTGGCGGCCGGCAGCGCCTACGTCTTCCCGCTCTACTCGCACGCCGTCAAGGAGGCGCTCGGGTACAACCAGAAGGCGCTCACCATGCTGGGCGTCGCCAACGACGTGGGCGAGAACGTGGGGTTGGTCCCCGGGGTGCTCGCCAACCGCCTCCCGCCCTGGCTCATCCTCCTCATCGGCTCCGCCTGCGCCTTCTTCGGCTTCGGCACCGTCTGGCTCGCCGTCACCAAGACCGTCGCCATGCCCTACTGGGTGGTACGCTCCCCCTCTTCCCCCTTCTCCCCTCGCCCCTCTGCATCCGAGATTATCCCGCTTGCACGCCCTGTTTTGTTTCCATTGATTTCGACGGTGAAGGGCGAGTTGAGCCGATTAATCGGCCCTTGGATTGAAGCGCGGAATCATCCAAATCAGCCGCTAGTATTTCATCCACTCGCTGTATGATTGCCATTATTCTTTTCCAATGGCTATGATTGCCGTTTTGGTGGTTGTTCGTTGGGCATCAAACGCGTGTCAGTGCGTTGATTGTCTGGTGGAACTCAGCAAGATGGTTCTTATGCCTTACGATATCTCCTTTCAAGCAAGTAAATCATTGTGTTCCCGTTGTATGATTGACGTTAACGCCGGCAGTAGACATTTTCCTTTCAGTCTGGCGTGAAGCTAAATGTGGTACAGTAGCACACATACTACTTTTTTTTTGAGGGAGTAGCACACATACTACTTGTTTTTCAATCGGGATAGTATTATGTTCATCCGCTGAACTTGTCGTGATATGGTTGGCAAAATGGGCACATTCTTTATCTTGCCAATCATTTCTGTAAGTAGGCCAGAATTGGTTTCGGCGTTGGACCGCGCAATAAATCTGGGTTTTCAATTCTGTTCAACCCGACAGCTCACACTGGCGCATTATGACCCCAATAGCCTCCACGGATGGAAGCAGATCTTCCAGCCTGATTTTGGTGATGTTGGATATGCGGGGAATCTTTTTTATTGCCAGTTTGTAGAGAGAAATTTGGTGAAAATGACTTTTTTTCTCATGAAAAGGTCAAGTTGACTTTACTTAATATAGTTTTATAAGATCATCTGCAAATCACTTTTTTTCCCGGGAAATCTGCAAATCACTTCAGTACTGTAGGTTTACCAGAATTTTTGTATTTACGCTCAGTGTGCCGGTAAAGGAATGAGCATTTTAAATAGGGAAAAACGATGGCGGCTGCTAATTTGCTTGTCACCAACATAAAGAACGTCAGCACATATGTGATGATCTTGTCATAATGGAGGgtgattttttttttgagaaatcaCCGGGGGAGGAGTCCCTCCACCTGAATATTACTCAAAGTGGCCATTATGCCAAGAGAGTGATCCAGTTTATAAGGGAAACCGGATCGAAAACCTAAACAACTTGACCCCGTTTATAAGGGAAACAAGGCTGAAAACCGGAACAAGAACTAAAGGACATAAGGTGCATTATGTGCATGATCACCCTAAACAAATGTTGATAGTAGACTATATAGACACTTCACACTTTGCTTAACAGTGAGTGCTGGTTTCTCGTAATCCATTTAAGGTTGTTTCTCTCTGTACACTTTTTGGCTTATTGTGAAAACGTCCCCCCATGGCCGAGTTACTTAAGGATAGAGGGCAAGAAGCCAGATTTGCCACACATTTTACTGAGCCATGATGGGCTGGTGGCTGATCCTTACGATACCCGTGGGGCTTCAAATCTGATTGATGCATCACCAGACAAATGAACTGTGCCAAATATAGCATTCATGATGCAGGAGGCGTGCGAATGCTCAATGCATGACCTGTTGATAAATTGTTTTTCCATGTGGCAAATTTTTTAAAGCATCAAATTTACTTCTGATACAAGTTCTCTTCTGAGTAACGTGGTAGCTTGATGAATAAGCCGTATACGATTGCTTATACATCTTGTATCAAAAATTTCAGATAGTCTTATATACCATGAACGTTTTCTCTTTGTTATTGCAGTTGTGTATAGCTCTATGTGTCGGCACAAACAGCAGTGCGTGGTTGGGAACTGCGGCGCTTGTGACCAACATGAGGAACTTTCCTCTCAGCCGAGGAACCGTTGCCGGTCTCATCAAAGGTTATGTTGCTGTTAGTGCTGCTGTCTACACGGAAACGTTCAATGGAATGCTTAACAATTCGCCCACAAACCTTTTGCTGTTGCTTGCTTTGGGGATCCCGGTAGCATGTGTTGTGGTGATGTATTTTGTCAGGCCCTGCACCCCATCACTGGATGAGGATAATGCAACAGAACACAGCCACTTCGTGTTCACGCAGGTCTCTAGTGTGGTTCTCGGCGTGTATCTTATGGTGGCTACGATACTCGGCGACACTTTGAACCTAAGTGCGACTATCACCTACCTTTTATTTGGTATAATGATACTCCTGCTCCTTTCTCCACTTGCCATACCAATCAAAATGACACTTTATCCAAGCAAGCCAAAGGAGGAGAAGGCCAGCGCCCTGCTTGTTCCGTCTTATTCAACGGATAGTTTGTCCGGTGCGGATCAAGAGAACGGAGAACCGCTTCTGCGTGGCACGTCGGCGACGTTTGTTCCAGGCAACAATGATTCTGATGAGACTGATCTGGATGTTCTGCTTGCTGAGGGTGAGGGAGCAGTGAATTTGAAGAAGAGGAAAGGGCCAAGAAGAGGGGACGATTTCACATTTGCTGAAGCCTTAGTTAAGGCAGATTTCTGGCTACTGTTTATTGTATACTTTTGTGGTGTTGGCACTGGTGTCACTGCTCTGAACAACCTAGCTCAGATTGGGACTTCTGTTGGTGCTAATGACACAACTGTTTTGTTGTGCCTCTTCGGCTTCTGCAACTTTGTTGGCCGTATCCTTGGTGGATCAATCTCTGAATATTTCGTAAGGTTAGTCCTCTTTTAACTAGTTTGTAGCAACTTTTTCCCTAAGTATGCATCACAAGGATTACGCTTGATGAGCTGGGTTATCTGTTCAGTGGATGCAGGGCAGAGATGTAAAGTCTTGTGTCTAAAAAATGTTCACAAGAATTAAGCAGCAGCTAACGTCATAGTATACACAATCAGTAATATCACTCCATGTTAAATCACTAACCCTTCAGACATAATAGTTGTTGATCTCATTGTCTTGTATGTTTTGCATCTGTTTAAACACACATTTTCCCACGTTTTTTATTTGAATGATCTTTTTTTGTCTATTGAAACATCATGAAATAATTGCTACTTCTGAAAATAGTTGAGTAACACTTTGACTTGGTACATTGCAGAACAAGAATGCTTCCTCGTCCTTTCTGGATGATGTGCACACAAATAATCATGGTGGTAACCTTCCTCCTTTTTGCGACCGGCCTCCACAGCCTGATCTATGTGTCAACGACGCTGCTGGGGATATGCTATGGGGTCCAGTTCGCAGTCATGATACCGACCGTGTCGGAGCTTTTCGGGCTCAAGGACTTCGGGCTGATGTACAACTTCATGCTCATGGTGAACCCGATCGGCGCGTTCTTTTTCTCGGCCCTCCTCGCCGGTTACGTCTACGACAAGGAGGCGGAGAGGCAGAACCCTGGCGTGCTGGACCCTTCAAACTGCTTTGGACCTGACTGTTTCAGGCTCACATTCTACGTCTGTGCCATGGTGTGTTGCTGTGGAACCCTGATCTGCCTAGTTTTCATCGCGAGGATCAAGCCGGTTTATCAGATGCTCTACGCCAGCGGGTCGTTCAGACACCCTCGACAGCAGCAGCTGTACTGATGGAGTAAGTGGCATCAATAGGAAAACTTGAAAGTATGAGAACAGAAAAGAACAGAGGAAGTTGTCAGCTGGTTGTCTGTAATTCTGCCTTCTTCTTGCATCATATTGCAGCGGCGTATATTATCCCACCGTTGTTTGCTTGATTCATCCCTTGTTGGTATTGGAGCATATGAGAGAGTTCCTTTCATTCCATAATTTGTTCCTGTTGTGTAAGGTAAGGTATCCAGCCGCTCATCGACGATACCGCTGGACGGAAACTTGGGGGTGTGTATATATGAGCAGATGTTGTACTGTTGTAAATCAGGAGACCAGGGAGGTTTTGGGCATGCTGTGGAATGAGCAGTATCTTGTGCATTCCACTTCGTGGTACCACGAGTTTATGTATTCTATATCAATCTCAGCGTCCTGTATTGTACTAGTATATTCTGAACTCTGAAGGGGCAGCTTGCAGTTGCCAGCAGTACAATTCTTTTGCATATTTCAACACCCCAGTGGTTGAGCCCATGGATATTTCCATTCTTCCCTGTGCTAGTGTGGGCACAGAAGTGAGAGATATCTTAAGAGCAAATTGCAGAGTTTGCACGTGGTATCCTGTTGTTTCTTACAATTCGAGAGTCGTCGTCTCCAAGCTTCGTTGCCCGGCCCGAACCCGGATCTGCTCCGTCGGCGCAGCCGGCCGGAGTGGAGATGGGGAGGCGCTCGGTGCTCTCTTGTTTTTAGTACTACCTTTTGCAATCCAAAACAGAGCAACAGAGATCCAGAACGTAGTGTTAGACTGCTTTGGATCGATTAGGCTAGATCAATCTGGTAGTCCTACCTTCACTCTAAGTCGATGATCCCGCCAAGGTGGCCATGGTGGATGGCAACGGCGGTGATGGGAGAGAGTggatggcggcggtggtggagcttcCCGTGAGCACCGCGCTAACCCTAAATCGGTAGGAGATTTCGGTGGGGTTTGTGGCAGCGATGAACCTCGTATCATGTGCCCCGGCCCACACCTCTGTTTATATAGCACGGGTCACAGGGGCCCACCAACCATGGTTTGGTTGggcgcccccgatcagggcgcgATGCAAGGGCCCGTTCGACCCGTTGGGCTCGAACGGGAGAGAGATCAACCTAACATTTCCCCCCTTTATCTCAACTTCACTTTTAACCTTATATTTTCTAGTTTATTTGTTTCATCACATATTGATACATAGAGCATGTTTCATCGTCACAGCTTAATTGCCGATAAAATCATACAACTACAACATACGTTTTGTTTAGAAACAAATTCTGATCCTTTTGAGCCTCTCATGGTCCAGGAATCATAGGTTTTTCCTTAAACCCATGCCGGCTAAGTGTTCCTTGGACACATTGGGTGGTAAGCCTTTCGTTAACGGATCCGCAAGCATATCCTTCGTCCTTATATGCTCGAGACTTACAGTGTGATTCTGGATTTTATCTTTCACAACATAATACCTTATCTCTATTATTTTGGCAACATTATTCGACTTGTTGTGAGCATAGAAACCGCAGGCTGGTTGTCATAGTACATCTTTAGTAGTTTGTAAATACAATCTACCACTTTCAAGTCGGGTATAAATTTCTTTAGCCATATCGCCTGTCCCGTGGCCTCGGAGCATGCTATGAATTCTGCATACATCGTGGATGATGCAACTATTGACTCTTTGGAGCTTTTTCACGAAATAGCTCCCCCAACGAGAGTGAGTACGTATCCTGACGTGGATTTTCTATCATCTCTATCCCCCGCAAAATCTGCGTTTGAATACCCTTTTATCTCTAGGGAATCACATCTCCTGTATGTTAGCATGTAGTCCTTCGTGCCTTGCGCATAACGCAATGCTTTCTTTACCATCTTCCAGTGCTCAATGCCTGGATTCTCTTGATATCTACCGAGTACCCCGTTGATAAAAGCTAAGTCAGAGCAAGTGCACACTTGTGCATACTGTAAGCTTCCAACAGCCGAAGCATATGGTACCGCTTTCATTTAACGATCTCGTACTAGTTCTTCAGACATTGGAATTTCCCAAAACTATCGCCCTTGACTATATGAGCGGTGTGGCTTTACTCGCATGCATATTATACTTTTGAAGATCCTTTTCTAAATATGCTTTCTGCGATAGTCCTAAGACACCATTGTTCCTATCTCGGTGAATTTCTATGCCCAAAACATATGATGCTTCACCAAGATCTGTTATGTCAAAATTTGAGGATAAGAACTTCTTTGTTTCTTGTAGTAGATTAACATCACTGCTAGCAAGGAGGATATCATCCACATACGAGATTAGGAAAATATATTTCCCATTTTAAAACTTTGCATAAATGCAGTTGTCCTCAATATTTTCTTTAAATCCAAAACTTTTAATCGTTTGATTAAACTTTATATACCACTGTCTAGAGGCTTGCCTTAA contains:
- the LOC125538892 gene encoding protein NUCLEAR FUSION DEFECTIVE 4-like, translated to MAGGGGLGKVKAGSRPPWVGLAAAVWVQVAAGSAYVFPLYSHAVKEALGYNQKALTMLGVANDVGENVGLVPGVLANRLPPWLILLIGSACAFFGFGTVWLAVTKTVAMPYWVLCIALCVGTNSSAWLGTAALVTNMRNFPLSRGTVAGLIKGYVAVSAAVYTETFNGMLNNSPTNLLLLLALGIPVACVVVMYFVRPCTPSLDEDNATEHSHFVFTQVSSVVLGVYLMVATILGDTLNLSATITYLLFGIMILLLLSPLAIPIKMTLYPSKPKEEKASALLVPSYSTDSLSGADQENGEPLLRGTSATFVPGNNDSDETDLDVLLAEGEGAVNLKKRKGPRRGDDFTFAEALVKADFWLLFIVYFCGVGTGVTALNNLAQIGTSVGANDTTVLLCLFGFCNFVGRILGGSISEYFVRTRMLPRPFWMMCTQIIMVVTFLLFATGLHSLIYVSTTLLGICYGVQFAVMIPTVSELFGLKDFGLMYNFMLMVNPIGAFFFSALLAGYVYDKEAERQNPGVLDPSNCFGPDCFRLTFYVCAMVCCCGTLICLVFIARIKPVYQMLYASGSFRHPRQQQLY